A region from the Chitinophaga sp. Cy-1792 genome encodes:
- a CDS encoding DoxX family protein, with the protein MNAYSSSAETRSWKHFEKLLFRVVFVYFLLQIFPLDTAFYNTLFHLDWSNIQYQDIFNLAHYATHIGAGQATFADWGILLLIALVAAAVWTYTDNNQTDNYNRLWYWLRVFARYRLALAVLAYGFIKFFPLQSPYPSISNLNTAYGDFNRWKLFSLSLGIVPGYESFLGLVEMLLALLLLNRRTAGIAAFLFLIFGGNVFMSNIAYEGGDTVYSLYLITLAMLIFSYDALRVFRLLILQLPTAAGPFKPTFTGNWRNVRLGLKSLFILLFIVVYGVKTSNGAKNDPYQFPAGKGLQGLAGIYNVSTFVINKDTLPYAPNDSIRWKDVVFEEWNTLSIRTNQPVTIDENNRHLVPKGDEARNYEAEGTNARRYYSYRADTLQDRLLLTNKNPHYPADSIALQLVRTGADQLRLAGRTAAGDSLWVVLDKLPKQYLLKEAASGRTKKLKL; encoded by the coding sequence ATGAATGCTTATTCTTCATCAGCTGAAACCCGCAGCTGGAAACATTTTGAGAAATTGTTGTTCAGAGTGGTATTTGTATATTTTTTATTGCAGATCTTTCCACTCGACACTGCCTTTTATAACACCTTATTTCACCTGGACTGGTCAAACATCCAGTACCAGGACATTTTCAATCTTGCACACTATGCCACGCATATTGGCGCCGGCCAGGCTACTTTTGCAGACTGGGGTATTCTCCTGCTGATAGCCCTGGTTGCCGCCGCTGTATGGACTTACACGGATAATAATCAAACGGATAATTATAACAGGCTGTGGTACTGGCTACGTGTATTCGCGCGCTACCGCCTGGCTTTAGCCGTGCTGGCATACGGCTTTATCAAATTTTTCCCGTTGCAGTCGCCATACCCATCTATCAGTAATTTAAATACAGCTTATGGTGATTTTAACCGCTGGAAGCTGTTTTCACTGAGTCTGGGTATTGTTCCCGGGTATGAATCCTTTCTGGGACTGGTAGAAATGCTGCTGGCGCTGTTACTGTTAAATAGAAGAACTGCCGGCATTGCGGCATTTCTCTTCCTGATTTTCGGCGGCAATGTATTCATGTCCAATATCGCGTATGAAGGTGGAGACACGGTATATAGTCTGTACCTCATTACCCTGGCCATGTTGATTTTCAGCTATGATGCCCTACGCGTATTCCGCTTGCTGATATTACAATTGCCAACAGCGGCAGGCCCTTTCAAACCTACATTTACCGGCAACTGGCGGAATGTAAGGCTTGGATTGAAGTCGCTTTTTATACTGCTGTTCATTGTGGTGTATGGCGTGAAAACCAGCAATGGCGCGAAGAATGATCCGTATCAGTTCCCTGCGGGGAAAGGCCTGCAAGGTCTTGCAGGGATTTATAATGTCAGCACTTTTGTGATCAATAAAGATACGCTTCCGTATGCTCCGAATGACTCCATCCGTTGGAAGGACGTGGTTTTTGAAGAATGGAATACACTCAGCATCCGCACAAATCAGCCGGTAACAATAGATGAAAATAACCGGCACCTTGTGCCTAAAGGAGACGAAGCACGTAATTACGAAGCGGAGGGTACCAATGCCAGACGCTATTACAGCTATAGGGCTGACACCCTGCAGGATCGTTTATTACTAACCAATAAGAACCCACATTACCCTGCTGATAGTATTGCATTGCAGCTGGTAAGAACAGGAGCGGACCAGCTGCGCCTTGCCGGACGCACGGCTGCCGGCGATTCCCTGTGGGTGGTATTGGATAAGCTGCCTAAGCAATACCTGCTCAAAGAAGCTGCCAGCGGCCGTACAAAGAAATTAAAACTCTAA
- a CDS encoding c-type cytochrome translates to MYKRIIFSAAIFIAACHSASEKPAHYGFGRSATQHEIDSQNISIATDGKGLPPGAGKVSAGRIIFIARCAPCHGPTGTEVPENRLVAPFGDTAHVKAIGNYWPYATTLFDYIRRAMPFNAPGSLTNEEVYHLTAFLLYSNKIIDSTTIVNAHTLPAIVMPAKKMFVDDDRRGGHEVR, encoded by the coding sequence ATGTATAAACGAATTATTTTTTCTGCTGCCATATTCATCGCTGCCTGCCATAGTGCTTCGGAAAAGCCTGCGCACTATGGGTTCGGGCGCTCTGCCACACAACATGAAATTGATTCGCAGAATATTTCCATCGCCACAGACGGAAAAGGACTCCCGCCAGGCGCAGGAAAGGTATCCGCCGGCAGAATAATATTTATTGCAAGATGTGCACCATGCCATGGTCCTACAGGTACAGAGGTGCCAGAAAATAGGTTGGTGGCGCCATTCGGAGATACAGCCCATGTAAAGGCCATCGGTAATTACTGGCCATATGCGACCACCTTGTTCGATTATATCCGCCGCGCCATGCCTTTCAATGCGCCTGGTTCATTGACCAATGAAGAAGTTTATCACCTGACAGCATTCCTGCTTTATAGCAATAAAATTATTGACAGTACCACTATCGTCAACGCACATACGCTGCCGGCCATCGTCATGCCGGCTAAGAAAATGTTTGTAGACGATGATCGAAGGGGTGGACATGAAGTACGTTAA
- the soxC gene encoding sulfite dehydrogenase — MEKDKLPRRTLLRAAAVTALGAIIPGAAARQANDPATADPTKTPGAPVGKVGTRSPYEQLQKKASDISARAPLQDFYGIITPSDLHFERSHNGVPAIHPDKYELLIHGMVERPMVFTLRDLKRFPALSRIAFIECSGNFRTGKETMTPQEICGLTSQSEWTGVMLSTLFREVGVHPKATWFLAEGSDAAVMTRSIPVSKGWSDAMIAYGQNGEAIRPEQGYPARLFLPGWEGNTNVKWIRRIELTDKPFMTREETSKYTETIKGGKIRQFSFDMDARSIITYPAFPQQVERGWIEIRGIAWSGRGKIERVEISTDAGRHWQPATLQEPVLDKAHTLFRYGWKWDGQNTEIMSRAVDNTGYVQPFLRELVAARGRDMGGYHVNPVTSWLIQRDGKVLFKPEKFK; from the coding sequence ATGGAGAAAGATAAATTACCAAGAAGAACACTATTAAGAGCTGCCGCCGTTACCGCGCTGGGGGCCATTATTCCCGGTGCAGCAGCCCGGCAGGCCAATGACCCGGCTACCGCCGACCCTACAAAAACGCCTGGCGCTCCGGTTGGTAAGGTAGGCACCAGGTCTCCTTACGAACAGCTACAGAAGAAAGCGTCCGATATCTCTGCAAGGGCGCCGCTACAGGATTTTTACGGTATCATCACCCCGTCGGACCTTCATTTCGAACGGAGCCACAACGGTGTACCTGCCATCCATCCAGATAAGTACGAACTACTCATTCATGGTATGGTGGAAAGGCCCATGGTATTCACCCTCCGCGACCTGAAGCGGTTTCCGGCATTGTCACGCATTGCTTTTATAGAATGTAGTGGTAACTTCAGAACAGGAAAGGAAACGATGACACCGCAGGAAATATGCGGCCTCACCAGTCAGAGTGAGTGGACAGGCGTCATGCTCAGTACACTCTTCAGAGAAGTAGGCGTGCACCCAAAGGCAACCTGGTTCCTGGCCGAAGGCTCCGATGCCGCCGTCATGACACGCAGCATCCCTGTAAGCAAAGGCTGGAGCGACGCCATGATCGCCTACGGACAGAACGGAGAAGCAATCAGGCCCGAGCAAGGCTACCCGGCACGGCTTTTTCTTCCCGGCTGGGAAGGAAATACCAACGTGAAATGGATACGCCGTATAGAGCTGACCGATAAGCCTTTCATGACGCGGGAGGAAACATCCAAATACACAGAAACGATCAAAGGCGGGAAAATAAGGCAGTTCAGCTTCGATATGGATGCCCGTTCCATCATCACCTATCCTGCCTTTCCGCAGCAGGTAGAAAGAGGCTGGATAGAAATTCGTGGCATCGCATGGAGCGGCCGCGGAAAAATTGAGCGGGTGGAAATAAGTACCGATGCCGGCAGGCACTGGCAGCCGGCCACCCTGCAGGAACCCGTGCTTGACAAGGCGCATACCTTGTTTCGTTATGGCTGGAAATGGGACGGACAAAATACCGAAATTATGAGTCGCGCTGTGGACAACACCGGCTATGTACAGCCTTTTCTGCGCGAGCTGGTGGCTGCACGCGGCAGGGACATGGGCGGCTATCACGTAAATCCGGTCACTTCCTGGCTCATCCAGCGCGATGGCAAAGTCTTGTTTAAACCAGAAAAATTCAAATGA
- a CDS encoding NAD(P)/FAD-dependent oxidoreductase: MSKAAFTYDAIVVGAGPNGLAAAITLQQHGLKVLVLEAKDTVGGGTRTQELTLPGFHHDVCSAIHPMAVMSPFFKSLPLKDFGLELIYPEVAAAHPFDDGSAAVLLHGLEETAHGLGIDATAYQKLVQPLVHDWSLLADEILSPLGFPRHPMKMARFGLSAMQSAASIAKRFRTREARGLWAGLAAHSMLPLTSMSSAAIALVLGAAGHIAGWPLVKNGSHQISNALSAYFISLGGEIETGVTVNNIDNLPASRVVLFDTSPKQLLSIAGIRFPARYAAQLRRYRYGPGVFKVDWALEGPVPFENEKCRKAGTVHLGNTFEEVAAAEALCWQGKTAEKPFVLLAQQSVFDDTRAPEGYHTVWGYCHVPNGSTADMTELIENQVERFAPGFKKRIVARHTMGPAAMQSYNQNYIGGDINGGAIDIRQLFTRPVTSLTPYRTAAAGIYICSASTPPGGGVHGMCGFNAARQVLKDLRIA, from the coding sequence ATGAGTAAAGCAGCGTTTACATATGATGCAATAGTAGTAGGAGCGGGGCCTAACGGACTCGCAGCCGCTATTACCCTGCAGCAGCACGGCCTGAAGGTATTGGTGCTGGAAGCAAAAGACACGGTTGGTGGGGGCACCAGAACGCAGGAACTCACCCTGCCGGGCTTTCACCACGATGTATGTTCGGCGATCCACCCGATGGCGGTGATGTCGCCATTCTTCAAATCCTTACCCCTGAAGGATTTTGGCCTGGAGCTAATTTACCCGGAAGTAGCAGCGGCACATCCTTTTGATGATGGTAGCGCCGCCGTATTGCTACACGGTCTGGAGGAAACAGCGCACGGACTCGGCATAGACGCTACCGCTTATCAAAAACTGGTGCAGCCACTGGTCCACGACTGGTCATTGCTTGCCGATGAGATCCTTTCTCCGCTTGGCTTCCCGCGGCATCCGATGAAAATGGCCAGGTTCGGGTTGTCGGCGATGCAGTCTGCCGCCAGTATAGCAAAGCGTTTCAGGACCCGTGAAGCCCGTGGCCTCTGGGCAGGACTGGCAGCCCATTCCATGCTGCCACTGACCTCAATGAGCAGTGCGGCCATCGCTTTGGTACTCGGTGCTGCCGGACATATCGCCGGATGGCCGCTGGTAAAAAATGGCTCTCATCAAATAAGTAATGCATTATCAGCATATTTTATTAGCTTAGGCGGAGAGATTGAAACAGGCGTAACAGTGAATAATATAGACAACCTGCCTGCTTCACGTGTCGTACTTTTTGATACAAGCCCGAAACAGTTACTCAGTATTGCGGGAATACGTTTCCCGGCCAGGTATGCCGCTCAGTTGAGGCGTTACCGTTATGGCCCCGGCGTATTTAAAGTAGACTGGGCACTGGAAGGCCCCGTGCCGTTTGAAAATGAAAAATGCAGAAAGGCTGGTACCGTGCATCTCGGAAATACCTTTGAAGAAGTGGCCGCTGCCGAAGCATTGTGCTGGCAGGGAAAAACCGCTGAAAAACCTTTTGTACTGCTGGCGCAACAGAGTGTGTTCGATGATACCCGCGCCCCTGAAGGGTACCATACAGTTTGGGGTTACTGTCATGTTCCGAATGGTTCCACGGCGGATATGACAGAGCTCATAGAAAATCAGGTAGAACGTTTTGCACCGGGATTCAAAAAAAGAATTGTCGCACGCCATACCATGGGCCCTGCGGCTATGCAAAGCTACAACCAGAATTATATTGGTGGCGACATCAACGGAGGGGCAATCGACATCCGGCAGCTGTTTACCAGGCCGGTGACGAGCCTGACACCTTATCGTACTGCAGCAGCAGGCATTTATATCTGCTCTGCTTCTACGCCGCCAGGTGGTGGCGTACATGGCATGTGCGGCTTCAACGCTGCCCGCCAGGTACTGAAAGATCTCCGCATCGCCTGA
- a CDS encoding YeiH family protein: MSQQELAIPQPKPLLEKLTEDWWAVITGGFIVALILAFALSLPDFKIQVPVYSWSSGEELIAKVLSPANLLLILLIGGGFFLLSAIAVKSMGDDMRLYLPGFGVIYLLAVTSLIISGNKTLSYYGLEYVIFALVLGLILGNSNATPTWIKKAARSEFFIKTGLVILGSSILFTDIIKAGLPGIIQAILVVAAVWFFALWLSRKLKVDDEFGVILASAVSICGVAAAIVASGAIQGDKKKLSYVTTLVLIVAIPMLVLQPWLIKVFHIPEIVGGAWLGGTLDTTASVAAAAQIVGPGAVKAGVIIKFSQNVLIGVAAFFIAIWWSYRPSKEGAEVAGTAGTPGFGIVWERFPKFVLGFLATSLLFSFVVPASTIGEVKDILKALQTIWFAMAFVSIGLEARFKDLVQVEGGRPALAFIGAQIFNVIWTLIWAWILFGGYLFAVPDIK; encoded by the coding sequence ATGAGCCAACAAGAACTCGCAATTCCACAACCAAAGCCCTTATTGGAAAAACTAACCGAAGACTGGTGGGCCGTCATCACCGGCGGATTTATCGTAGCATTGATACTGGCCTTTGCCCTTTCTTTGCCGGACTTTAAAATTCAGGTACCCGTTTATAGCTGGAGTTCCGGAGAAGAACTGATAGCTAAAGTACTGAGTCCTGCCAATCTGCTGCTGATACTGCTGATAGGCGGCGGCTTCTTTTTGCTGTCAGCTATCGCTGTGAAATCTATGGGAGATGATATGCGTTTGTACCTCCCCGGATTCGGTGTGATCTATCTGCTGGCCGTTACTTCGCTCATTATCTCCGGAAATAAAACATTGTCCTACTACGGCCTCGAATATGTGATCTTCGCGCTGGTACTGGGCCTGATCCTCGGCAACTCCAATGCAACACCCACCTGGATCAAAAAGGCTGCCCGCTCTGAATTTTTTATCAAAACAGGACTGGTTATCCTCGGTAGCAGTATCCTGTTTACAGATATCATCAAGGCAGGCCTCCCTGGCATCATTCAGGCAATACTGGTAGTAGCTGCCGTATGGTTCTTTGCACTGTGGCTGAGTCGTAAACTCAAGGTGGATGATGAATTCGGCGTTATCCTGGCTTCTGCGGTTTCCATCTGTGGCGTAGCAGCGGCCATCGTGGCCAGTGGCGCTATACAGGGCGATAAAAAGAAGTTGTCTTACGTAACCACATTGGTGCTGATAGTAGCTATTCCCATGCTGGTATTACAACCATGGCTGATCAAGGTGTTTCATATTCCTGAAATCGTTGGTGGTGCCTGGTTAGGCGGTACACTTGATACAACCGCTTCGGTGGCTGCAGCTGCCCAGATTGTAGGGCCAGGTGCTGTAAAAGCAGGTGTGATCATTAAGTTTTCACAGAATGTACTGATTGGGGTGGCAGCATTTTTTATCGCTATCTGGTGGAGCTATCGCCCATCCAAAGAAGGCGCAGAAGTAGCTGGTACCGCTGGTACACCGGGCTTTGGTATCGTTTGGGAGAGATTCCCCAAATTCGTACTGGGCTTCCTGGCTACTTCACTGCTGTTTTCATTTGTAGTGCCGGCATCCACCATCGGAGAAGTAAAAGATATTCTGAAGGCATTACAAACCATCTGGTTTGCCATGGCTTTCGTTTCTATCGGACTGGAAGCCCGCTTTAAAGACCTGGTACAGGTGGAAGGTGGTCGTCCTGCGCTGGCTTTCATCGGCGCCCAGATATTCAATGTTATCTGGACCCTCATCTGGGCCTGGATCCTGTTCGGCGGATATCTTTTTGCTGTTCCTGATATCAAATAA